One genomic segment of Parvularcula marina includes these proteins:
- a CDS encoding DUF2189 domain-containing protein, with amino-acid sequence MTPNTAESISSSGNSIPMAKKLSATAPWRWLEKGWADYQKRPLLAAGYGVLFVALGYAIVLGLSLMGMTAAVPVAVGAFALVGPLMAAGLYAYAREIEAGRLPGWRDVLFVKAAAPIGVAYLGVMLLFGLFIWTLCALGLLVMFAGGQYIAPGEFTSFALGTLPGLSLLTIGTIVGGIIAFSIFAITAFSIPMLMDKDVDFATAIGASVNAVIAQPKPMLLWAWIIAASVAISAATFLLGFILLFPLIGLATWHGYREAFGD; translated from the coding sequence GTGACACCCAATACGGCAGAGTCGATTTCCAGTTCCGGTAACTCCATTCCCATGGCGAAAAAACTCTCCGCCACTGCGCCTTGGCGATGGCTGGAAAAGGGGTGGGCCGATTACCAGAAACGCCCTCTCCTCGCCGCGGGCTATGGCGTCCTCTTCGTCGCGCTCGGCTATGCCATCGTTTTGGGGCTCAGCCTTATGGGCATGACAGCCGCCGTGCCGGTCGCAGTTGGCGCCTTTGCATTGGTTGGCCCGCTGATGGCTGCCGGGCTTTACGCCTATGCGCGAGAGATCGAGGCAGGCCGACTGCCCGGCTGGCGTGATGTTCTGTTCGTGAAGGCCGCAGCCCCGATCGGAGTTGCCTATCTGGGGGTCATGCTGCTCTTCGGGCTCTTTATCTGGACGCTGTGCGCGCTGGGGCTGCTCGTGATGTTCGCCGGCGGCCAGTATATCGCGCCCGGTGAGTTCACGAGCTTTGCGCTCGGCACGCTGCCGGGGCTGTCACTCCTGACCATCGGGACGATTGTCGGCGGGATCATCGCCTTTTCGATCTTTGCGATCACGGCGTTTTCGATCCCCATGCTGATGGATAAGGATGTCGATTTTGCCACCGCTATTGGCGCCAGCGTCAATGCGGTGATCGCCCAGCCCAAGCCGATGCTGTTATGGGCGTGGATCATTGCAGCGAGCGTTGCGATCAGTGCCGCAACATTCCTCTTAGGCTTTATCCTGCTCTTCCCGCTAATCGGCCTTGCCACATGGCATGGCTATCGCGAGGCATTCGGCGACTGA
- the clpA gene encoding ATP-dependent Clp protease ATP-binding subunit ClpA gives MATFSENLERSIHRAIALATEKKQELATLEHLLYSLTEDPDAKAVMEACDVDIEELREQLIEYIDEDLEKLRVEDADDAKPTAGFHRVVQRALIHVETSGRSEVTGANILVAIFAERESHATFFLNTHGMTRYDAVNYISHGLPKNGAPAPGRSPRGVEEDEESATKQGPQALEAYTVDLNAKARKGKIDILVGREKEVERAIQVLCRRRKNNPLFVGDPGVGKTAIAEGLARRIVDEEVPEVLAEATIFSLDMGALLAGTRYRGDFEERMKAVLKELEAHHDAILFIDEIHTIIGAGATSGGAMDASNLLKPALQAGSLKCMGSTTFKEYKQHFEKDRALSRRFQKIDIVEPSIQDTIEILRGLRPAFEDHHNLTYSDEAIVTAVELSAKYMTDRRLPDKAIDVIDEAGARQMLYKPEDRVKQIGVHEVEEIVAQMARIPSKTVSKSDTERLKNMNEDLKRVVYGQDNAIEQLTAAIKLSRAGLREPDKPIGSYLFAGPTGVGKTEVAKQLAKMMGVELLRFDMSEYMERHTVSRLIGAPPGYVGFDQGGGLLTDAVDQNPHAVVLLDEIEKAHPEIFNILLQVMDNGSLTDTHGKKIDFRNVIIIMTTNAGASDAAKNEIGFGRGKATDQQNQAIEKLFTPEFRNRLDAIITFAGLSKPIVDRIVAKFVMQLEAQLADRNVTFELTEEATRWLSERGFDEEMGARPLSRTIQEHIKKPIADEILFGLLKEGGIVRVMTKKEGEKKVLDFEFIPEEPKRDPSTDGGGDGEKAEEERVR, from the coding sequence ATGGCGACTTTCTCTGAAAACCTCGAACGGTCTATTCACCGCGCCATTGCGCTCGCAACGGAGAAAAAGCAGGAGCTCGCAACGCTTGAGCACCTCCTTTATTCGCTGACGGAGGATCCGGACGCGAAAGCCGTCATGGAAGCCTGTGATGTCGATATCGAGGAGCTGCGCGAACAACTCATCGAATATATCGACGAGGATCTCGAAAAGCTCCGGGTCGAGGATGCGGATGACGCCAAGCCGACGGCCGGGTTCCACCGGGTGGTCCAGCGCGCGCTGATTCATGTCGAAACCTCCGGCCGCTCCGAAGTGACGGGGGCGAACATTCTCGTCGCCATCTTCGCCGAGCGCGAGAGCCATGCGACCTTCTTCCTCAATACCCACGGCATGACCCGCTATGATGCGGTGAACTACATATCACACGGCCTGCCGAAGAATGGCGCGCCTGCGCCGGGCCGCTCGCCGCGCGGTGTCGAAGAGGATGAGGAGTCCGCGACAAAACAGGGTCCGCAGGCGCTTGAGGCGTATACGGTCGATCTCAATGCGAAAGCCCGCAAGGGCAAGATCGACATCCTTGTCGGCCGCGAAAAAGAGGTCGAACGCGCGATCCAGGTGCTGTGCCGCCGTCGCAAGAATAACCCGCTTTTCGTCGGTGACCCCGGTGTCGGCAAGACGGCGATTGCCGAAGGGCTCGCCCGCCGCATCGTCGATGAGGAAGTCCCCGAAGTGCTCGCCGAGGCGACGATCTTCTCGCTCGACATGGGCGCGCTGCTTGCCGGCACGCGCTATCGCGGCGATTTCGAGGAGCGCATGAAGGCGGTCCTCAAAGAACTCGAAGCCCATCATGATGCGATCCTCTTCATTGACGAGATCCACACCATCATCGGCGCGGGCGCGACATCCGGCGGGGCGATGGATGCCTCGAACCTCCTCAAACCGGCGCTGCAGGCGGGCTCGCTCAAATGCATGGGTTCGACCACCTTCAAGGAATACAAGCAGCATTTCGAGAAGGACCGGGCGCTTTCCCGCCGCTTCCAGAAGATCGACATTGTCGAGCCGAGTATTCAGGACACGATTGAAATCCTGCGCGGCCTGCGGCCTGCGTTCGAGGATCATCACAATCTGACCTATTCGGACGAAGCCATCGTCACGGCGGTCGAGCTGTCAGCGAAATACATGACCGACCGGCGCCTGCCGGATAAAGCGATTGACGTGATCGACGAGGCCGGTGCCCGCCAGATGCTTTATAAGCCCGAAGACCGGGTGAAGCAGATCGGCGTGCATGAGGTCGAGGAAATCGTCGCCCAGATGGCGCGTATCCCATCCAAAACCGTCTCGAAATCCGATACCGAGCGCCTCAAAAACATGAATGAGGATCTCAAGCGCGTCGTCTACGGACAGGATAACGCGATTGAGCAGCTGACCGCGGCAATCAAACTCAGCCGCGCAGGGCTTCGCGAGCCTGACAAGCCCATCGGCTCCTATCTCTTTGCGGGCCCGACCGGGGTTGGTAAAACCGAGGTCGCTAAACAGCTCGCCAAAATGATGGGGGTCGAGCTTCTTCGCTTTGACATGTCCGAATATATGGAGCGCCATACGGTCAGTCGTCTGATCGGTGCGCCTCCCGGCTATGTCGGCTTTGATCAGGGCGGCGGGCTTCTCACCGATGCCGTTGACCAGAACCCGCATGCGGTCGTCCTTCTCGATGAGATCGAAAAGGCGCACCCGGAGATTTTCAACATTCTCCTGCAGGTCATGGATAATGGCTCGCTGACTGACACGCATGGCAAGAAGATCGACTTCCGCAATGTCATCATTATCATGACGACCAATGCGGGCGCGTCCGATGCGGCGAAGAACGAGATCGGCTTTGGCCGCGGGAAGGCGACCGACCAGCAGAACCAGGCGATCGAGAAACTCTTCACGCCGGAATTCCGCAACCGCCTCGATGCGATCATCACCTTTGCCGGTCTGTCGAAACCGATTGTCGACCGGATCGTTGCGAAATTCGTCATGCAGCTTGAAGCCCAGCTTGCCGACCGCAATGTGACCTTCGAACTAACGGAGGAGGCGACCCGCTGGCTCTCAGAGCGCGGCTTTGATGAGGAGATGGGTGCACGTCCGCTCTCCCGCACCATTCAGGAACATATCAAAAAGCCGATTGCGGATGAAATCCTCTTCGGCCTTCTGAAAGAGGGCGGTATTGTCCGTGTGATGACCAAGAAAGAGGGCGAGAAAAAAGTTCTCGACTTCGAATTCATCCCCGAAGAGCCCAAGCGCGATCCGTCAACGGATGGCGGCGGCGATGGCGAGAAGGCCGAAGAAGAACGGGTGCGGTAA
- the ccoS gene encoding cbb3-type cytochrome oxidase assembly protein CcoS — protein MTGLLFLIPIALLMGGVAVAAFMWSLSNGQYNDPEGAASRILLDDDLEEQEELERQSPNASR, from the coding sequence TCTTCCTTATCCCGATTGCGCTGCTGATGGGCGGTGTTGCGGTGGCGGCCTTCATGTGGTCGCTCAGCAATGGTCAGTATAATGACCCTGAGGGCGCGGCGAGCCGCATCCTGCTCGACGATGACCTCGAAGAGCAGGAGGAGCTGGAGCGTCAGTCGCCGAATGCCTCGCGATAG
- a CDS encoding phasin family protein: MSTTRKSTKAASDAATEATKTAQAAVNDGIERMTQGMSKIGSFGQENVEAMIECATTVAKGVEKIAAENVEYAKSQMDAGTDKFQALSKAKTPQEFFEAQSELFRTSMEQHIGQVNKVSDMWVAAARDAAQPLSKRYSAFVEMMQTR; this comes from the coding sequence ATGAGCACTACACGGAAAAGCACGAAGGCAGCTTCCGACGCTGCCACCGAAGCCACCAAAACCGCGCAAGCCGCCGTCAATGATGGCATCGAGCGCATGACCCAAGGCATGTCGAAAATCGGCTCCTTCGGTCAGGAAAATGTCGAAGCCATGATCGAATGCGCAACGACCGTCGCCAAAGGCGTCGAGAAAATCGCAGCCGAGAACGTCGAATATGCCAAGTCGCAAATGGACGCCGGCACCGACAAATTCCAGGCGCTCTCGAAAGCCAAGACGCCGCAAGAATTTTTTGAAGCCCAGTCCGAACTGTTCCGCACGTCGATGGAACAGCACATTGGTCAGGTCAACAAGGTCTCTGACATGTGGGTTGCTGCAGCCCGCGACGCCGCTCAGCCGCTTTCCAAGCGCTATTCGGCTTTCGTCGAGATGATGCAGACCCGCTAA
- a CDS encoding OmpW/AlkL family protein has protein sequence MLRAALIGTAAIGAMTSVAAAEQGDWIVRGRAILVSPQEDASGVEPAFPNGSVEVEDAVVPELDFTYFLTRNVGVELILATSPHDLEGTGDLEGLGKIGDVWALPPTLTLQYHFQPEAKVRPYVGVGFNYTIFYNEDATSSLNNAIGDTSISLDESFGVAVQAGVDVDVSENWFVNADIKWIQIDTTATLNTGGSINKVDVELDPIVAGIGLGRRF, from the coding sequence ATGCTTCGTGCAGCACTTATCGGAACAGCGGCCATCGGGGCCATGACCTCAGTTGCAGCCGCAGAGCAAGGGGACTGGATCGTCCGTGGGCGGGCCATTCTCGTTTCGCCACAGGAAGACGCATCCGGCGTCGAGCCGGCCTTCCCGAATGGCTCGGTCGAGGTTGAAGATGCGGTCGTACCGGAGCTTGATTTCACTTATTTCCTGACACGGAATGTCGGGGTGGAACTCATCCTTGCGACCAGCCCGCATGATCTTGAAGGCACAGGTGACCTGGAAGGTCTCGGCAAGATCGGGGATGTCTGGGCGCTGCCGCCGACCCTGACTCTGCAATATCACTTCCAGCCTGAGGCGAAGGTTCGTCCTTACGTTGGTGTCGGGTTCAACTACACCATCTTCTATAATGAGGATGCGACCTCCAGCCTGAACAACGCCATTGGCGATACCTCGATCAGCCTTGACGAGAGCTTTGGCGTCGCCGTGCAGGCAGGTGTCGATGTCGATGTTTCCGAGAACTGGTTCGTCAATGCGGACATCAAATGGATCCAGATCGATACCACCGCGACCCTGAACACCGGCGGGTCGATCAACAAGGTCGATGTCGAGCTTGATCCGATCGTGGCCGGTATTGGTCTCGGCCGCCGATTCTAA
- the clpS gene encoding ATP-dependent Clp protease adapter ClpS, which yields MSDDGDQDDDGRGGSGVSTITRTSPRTKRPSLYKVLLLNDDYTPQEFVVWLLEAVFHKGHDEAHQIMMHVHNTGVGICGVYTYEVAETKVAQVLELARRNEHPLQCTMERE from the coding sequence ATGAGCGATGATGGTGACCAGGATGATGACGGCCGCGGTGGCAGCGGCGTCAGCACGATTACGCGCACCTCACCGCGGACCAAGCGGCCATCCCTCTACAAGGTCCTTTTGCTCAATGATGACTATACGCCCCAGGAATTCGTGGTCTGGCTGCTCGAGGCGGTCTTTCACAAGGGGCATGACGAGGCGCATCAGATCATGATGCATGTCCATAATACCGGCGTCGGGATTTGCGGGGTCTATACCTATGAGGTGGCCGAGACCAAGGTTGCCCAGGTGCTGGAACTTGCACGGCGGAACGAACATCCCCTTCAATGCACGATGGAGCGTGAATGA
- a CDS encoding DUF6356 family protein, with amino-acid sequence MFDKLFREHPATVGESYTEHLRQALGFSLSLLFAGLACLVHAFIPGLCKTTGSQKIRELHERMVTHRHEQTPNRRAARQVSRDTV; translated from the coding sequence ATGTTCGACAAACTGTTCCGCGAGCATCCGGCGACAGTCGGTGAGTCTTATACGGAGCATTTGCGACAGGCACTCGGATTCTCTCTCAGCCTTCTCTTCGCTGGATTAGCCTGCCTCGTGCATGCTTTCATTCCGGGTCTCTGCAAGACGACCGGCAGCCAGAAAATCCGTGAACTGCATGAGCGGATGGTGACCCACCGGCATGAGCAGACACCCAATCGCCGCGCGGCGCGTCAGGTCTCTCGCGACACGGTGTAG
- a CDS encoding Lrp/AsnC family transcriptional regulator, producing the protein MSTPPKLDAIDRRIIDILQKDASLSIQKVGEMVGLSQNACWRRIKTMEDEGVLKARVAVFDAEKLGYPLTVFAILRVREHSADWYKKFVSQIVSRPEVVEFYRMSGDVDYMAKLVVRDVRHYDEIYKEIVKIGPLLDVSASFAMEDIKNTTAVPVEES; encoded by the coding sequence ATGAGCACGCCCCCCAAACTCGACGCAATCGACCGCCGCATCATCGACATCCTGCAGAAGGATGCGAGCCTTTCGATTCAGAAGGTCGGCGAGATGGTCGGCCTTTCGCAAAATGCCTGCTGGCGGCGCATCAAGACGATGGAGGATGAGGGTGTCCTCAAAGCTCGTGTCGCGGTCTTTGACGCTGAGAAGCTGGGTTATCCCCTCACCGTCTTTGCCATCCTCCGTGTACGTGAGCACAGCGCCGACTGGTATAAGAAATTCGTCAGTCAGATCGTGTCGCGCCCGGAAGTCGTCGAGTTCTACCGCATGTCAGGAGATGTCGATTACATGGCCAAACTGGTGGTGCGGGACGTTCGGCACTATGACGAGATCTATAAGGAGATCGTCAAAATCGGCCCCCTGCTCGATGTGTCGGCTTCGTTTGCTATGGAAGACATCAAGAACACGACCGCCGTGCCGGTCGAAGAGAGCTGA
- a CDS encoding serine hydrolase: protein MTCSVGVASANPKYAAYVIHAETGDVLFDRYSNETRYPASLTKMMTLYMLFEALETGEIKLTDKIPVSKRAALQPASKLGIKQGTTIDVETAIQALVIKSANDVATAVAEKLGGTESQFAAKMTSKARQIGMRRTTFRNASGLPDTRQRTTARDMATLSQRLVQDFPQYFHYFDDDSFVWDGRTYKSHNKVTQHYKGADGIKTGYTRASGYNLSTTAERDGHRLIGIVLGGRSGTTRNNHMELILSNAFDAIEKRPTLVKSIHSVRPVPGLRPDRIEEAPVLLASVKASAAPSALAGGDVSSLLPVTAQADQSTQLAALMAPTEPGIADTGPIGEGDADLDLVRNWIVQVGAFKSQPQAIEQIHRTQDTIRAVWPDAGREVNIAQKEKDPVYRARFTRLTENEASASCTALKKSGTDCLILQLAE from the coding sequence ATGACCTGCAGCGTGGGCGTAGCTTCGGCAAACCCCAAATACGCCGCCTATGTGATCCATGCAGAGACAGGCGACGTTCTTTTCGACCGGTACTCAAACGAAACACGTTATCCTGCGTCCCTCACCAAAATGATGACGCTCTACATGTTGTTTGAGGCGCTCGAGACTGGCGAGATAAAGCTGACGGACAAGATCCCTGTCTCAAAACGCGCCGCATTGCAGCCGGCATCCAAGCTCGGCATCAAACAGGGCACCACAATCGATGTCGAAACCGCGATCCAGGCGCTGGTCATCAAATCTGCGAATGACGTGGCGACTGCCGTTGCTGAAAAGCTCGGCGGGACAGAAAGCCAGTTCGCCGCCAAGATGACGAGCAAGGCGCGCCAGATCGGCATGCGCCGCACGACCTTCCGGAACGCCTCAGGCCTGCCCGATACACGCCAGCGCACGACCGCCCGCGACATGGCCACCCTCTCCCAGCGGCTGGTTCAGGACTTCCCGCAATATTTCCATTATTTCGACGACGACTCATTCGTGTGGGATGGCCGGACCTATAAATCCCACAACAAGGTGACCCAGCATTATAAAGGCGCTGACGGCATCAAGACCGGCTATACCCGCGCCTCGGGCTATAACCTCTCAACGACTGCCGAACGTGACGGCCATCGCCTGATCGGCATTGTGCTTGGTGGACGCTCAGGCACGACCCGCAACAACCACATGGAGCTGATCCTCTCGAATGCGTTCGACGCGATCGAGAAGCGCCCGACCCTCGTTAAATCAATTCACAGTGTGCGCCCTGTTCCGGGCCTGCGCCCGGACCGGATTGAAGAAGCACCTGTTCTTCTCGCTTCGGTCAAAGCGAGCGCCGCGCCCTCCGCTCTCGCTGGCGGCGATGTTTCCAGCCTGTTGCCAGTGACGGCGCAGGCAGACCAATCGACCCAGCTTGCCGCTCTGATGGCGCCGACCGAGCCCGGCATTGCCGACACAGGTCCCATCGGTGAAGGCGATGCTGACCTTGATCTCGTCCGTAACTGGATCGTTCAGGTCGGCGCGTTCAAATCGCAACCGCAGGCGATCGAGCAGATCCACCGGACGCAGGATACGATCCGCGCCGTCTGGCCCGATGCCGGCCGCGAGGTGAATATCGCGCAGAAAGAGAAAGACCCGGTCTATCGCGCCCGTTTCACGCGGCTGACCGAGAACGAGGCCTCCGCCTCCTGCACCGCGCTGAAAAAATCCGGCACGGATTGCCTGATCCTGCAGCTCGCAGAGTAG